From Nocardioides sp. HDW12B, the proteins below share one genomic window:
- a CDS encoding DUF559 domain-containing protein → MQFDNHSLDLGRLAHVGLADGPFTRYDALRASVSRHLLDRWVKEGIVRVPLRGAYLSSALTDTVELRARCLAKVVAPHVVIVDRTAAWLWGVDTYALAELKFPLPIDAFSLRGGSRVRRGGVRGGTRSLSVDDWTWVEGVRVCTPLRTALDLACSLSRYEAVAALDALLRAQGMSQESLLQQLPRFRGRRGVIQAREVVRLLDPRAESPGESVTRVVIVEEGLPSPELQVSVFDERGNPVYRLDHAYEELKIGIEYDGEEHHTSAEDRRHDAERRAWLRAHGWIIIVVTKSDFAVHKRSEWIDAIRSARCERLEERRALRARPLQRADRVTREQLGLRSA, encoded by the coding sequence ATGCAGTTCGATAATCACTCGCTCGACCTGGGCCGCCTGGCCCACGTCGGACTCGCAGACGGGCCCTTCACCCGGTACGACGCGCTCCGAGCCAGCGTCTCGCGTCACCTCCTGGATCGCTGGGTCAAGGAGGGGATCGTGCGCGTGCCGTTGCGCGGCGCCTATCTCTCCTCGGCGCTGACAGACACGGTCGAGTTGCGGGCTCGCTGCCTGGCGAAGGTGGTCGCCCCGCATGTCGTCATCGTCGATCGGACAGCGGCATGGTTGTGGGGCGTCGACACCTACGCCCTGGCTGAGCTGAAGTTCCCTCTACCCATCGACGCATTTTCCTTGCGGGGCGGTTCGCGTGTCCGTCGCGGCGGAGTTCGAGGTGGCACCAGGTCACTCTCGGTCGACGACTGGACTTGGGTCGAGGGCGTGCGCGTGTGTACGCCGCTGCGCACCGCTCTCGACCTGGCGTGCAGCTTGAGTCGCTACGAAGCCGTCGCCGCTCTGGATGCTCTGCTCCGTGCTCAGGGGATGAGCCAGGAAAGCTTGCTGCAGCAGCTGCCGCGCTTCAGAGGACGTCGGGGGGTCATCCAGGCGCGCGAGGTCGTGCGGCTCCTCGATCCTCGCGCTGAGTCCCCAGGTGAGTCCGTCACCCGCGTCGTGATCGTGGAGGAGGGACTGCCGAGCCCCGAGCTCCAGGTCTCGGTGTTCGACGAGCGTGGCAATCCGGTTTATCGGCTCGACCACGCTTACGAGGAGCTCAAGATCGGGATCGAGTACGACGGCGAGGAGCACCACACCTCAGCGGAGGACCGTCGGCACGATGCGGAACGGCGAGCGTGGCTGCGCGCCCACGGGTGGATCATCATCGTCGTCACGAAGAGCGACTTCGCCGTACACAAGCGCAGCGAATGGATCGACGCCATCCGCAGCGCTCGGTGTGAGCGTCTCGAGGAGCGGCGTGCACTTCGTGCTCGGCCGCTGCAGCGCGCTGACCGCGTGACGAGGGAGCAGCTTGGCCTGCGCTCGGCGTAA
- a CDS encoding ISL3-like element ISPfr2 family transposase, translated as MSDATPPAGFGRPDLTAFARLDGLGLSVTGQRLEPDRAVLACRVVEPDQWCRRCGSEGAARDTVIRRLAHEPLGWRPTVLEVVVRRYRCADCGHVWRQDTSAAAEPRAKLSRTGLRWALEGIVVAHLTVARVAEGLGVAWDTANNAVLAEGKRLLINDPTRFEGVKVIGVDEHVWRHTRRGDKYVTVIIDLTPVRDGAGPARLLDMVEGRSKAAFKTWLADRDDAFRDAVEVVAMDGFTGFKTAAAEEVPGAVTVMDPFHVVRLAGDALDRCRRRVQLAIHGHRGFRDDPLYKSRRTLHTGADLLTDKQSDRLRALFVDDAHVEVEATWGVYQRMIAAYRHEDRQRGRELMEKLITDLSAGVPKVLTELTTLGRTLKKRAADVLAYFERPGTSNGPTEALNGQLEHLRGSALGFRNLTNYIARSLLETGGLRPQLLHPRLG; from the coding sequence GTGTCCGACGCTACCCCGCCGGCCGGCTTCGGCCGCCCTGACCTGACCGCCTTCGCTCGACTCGACGGCCTCGGTCTGAGCGTGACCGGACAACGACTTGAACCGGATCGTGCAGTCCTCGCGTGCCGCGTGGTGGAACCAGATCAGTGGTGCCGACGGTGCGGCAGCGAAGGCGCTGCTCGTGACACCGTGATCCGGCGGTTGGCCCACGAGCCGCTGGGCTGGCGACCGACCGTGCTGGAAGTTGTAGTGCGCCGCTACCGCTGTGCCGACTGCGGACACGTGTGGCGCCAAGACACCAGCGCCGCGGCGGAGCCACGCGCGAAGCTCTCGCGCACCGGACTGCGGTGGGCGCTGGAAGGGATCGTGGTCGCACACCTCACCGTCGCCCGTGTCGCCGAGGGACTCGGGGTCGCGTGGGACACCGCCAACAACGCGGTCCTGGCTGAAGGCAAGCGGCTGCTGATCAACGACCCCACGCGGTTTGAGGGCGTGAAGGTCATTGGCGTCGATGAGCACGTCTGGCGCCACACCAGGCGTGGCGACAAGTACGTCACCGTGATCATCGACCTCACCCCGGTCCGCGATGGCGCCGGCCCAGCAAGGCTGCTGGACATGGTCGAGGGCCGGTCGAAGGCGGCGTTCAAGACCTGGCTCGCCGACCGCGACGACGCCTTCCGTGACGCGGTCGAGGTGGTCGCGATGGACGGCTTCACCGGGTTCAAGACCGCCGCTGCAGAGGAGGTCCCGGGCGCGGTCACGGTGATGGATCCCTTCCACGTCGTGCGCCTGGCCGGTGACGCCCTCGACAGGTGCCGGCGCCGGGTCCAACTCGCGATCCACGGGCACCGTGGGTTCAGGGACGACCCGCTCTACAAGTCGCGGCGCACGCTGCACACCGGCGCGGACCTGCTCACCGACAAGCAGAGCGACAGGCTACGCGCGCTGTTCGTTGATGACGCTCACGTCGAGGTCGAGGCGACCTGGGGTGTCTACCAGCGCATGATCGCCGCCTATCGCCACGAGGACCGGCAACGCGGCCGCGAGCTCATGGAGAAGCTGATCACCGACCTCAGCGCCGGCGTCCCCAAGGTGCTCACCGAGCTCACCACCCTGGGCCGGACCCTGAAGAAGCGAGCCGCTGACGTGCTCGCCTACTTCGAACGACCCGGCACCAGCAACGGGCCGACCGAGGCGCTCAACGGACAGCTCGAACACCTGCGCGGCTCCGCACTCGGGTTCCGCAACCTGACCAACTACATCGCCCGAAGCCTGCTCGAGACCGGCGGCTTAAGACCCCAACTCCTACACCCCCGATTGGGATGA
- a CDS encoding antibiotic biosynthesis monooxygenase — MSAPASLPYAFVAKIVAADGQHDALADLLAGAVALANEEVGTIVWFAVRTHADTFWIFDAFPDEAARDAHANGAIVAALMANQHLLGAAPEILAADVLASKLP, encoded by the coding sequence ATGTCCGCACCCGCATCACTTCCGTATGCCTTCGTCGCCAAGATCGTCGCGGCCGATGGACAGCACGACGCGCTCGCCGATCTGCTCGCCGGCGCTGTCGCGCTCGCCAACGAAGAAGTAGGAACGATTGTCTGGTTCGCGGTCAGGACCCACGCCGACACCTTCTGGATCTTCGATGCATTCCCCGACGAGGCCGCTCGCGACGCCCACGCCAACGGCGCCATCGTCGCAGCCCTGATGGCCAACCAGCACCTCCTCGGCGCAGCACCCGAGATCCTGGCGGCCGACGTCCTCGCGTCCAAGCTCCCGTAG